ATGGAGTGCTGGGGAAGATCTTCCTCTTGGCATAGCCAAGGACCCATTGGGACATGTCACTGGGAATGCTGCATCACAGGGATGCAggtgctctgctgcctggagctgctgggatgcaGAGAGTACAGGACCAGGCCTGCTGTCACACCCCAGGACACAGCTCCATGCAGGACTGCCTCACCAGGACAAACCTGCTCCGTCAGGGCTCACTTGTTGCAGAGAACAGCCCTTCAGCTCTCCCTCCTGCCAGTGTGCCCTGGGCTCTTTTCAGAATCCTTTGGGGACCATGGAGTTTGCTCCGCAGCCACCTTCATGCTGCCTAGGGGCAGCAGGCATggagccaggagctgccaggcatGGACCGagctccagctcagcacctGGCTCACCAGGAGAGCACCTAGCTGATTGCAGTCCCACAAACAAGGTCACTGGGccacccccagcagccctgcaccCACTGCCCTGGCTGATGGGACAGACTTGGAAGAATCACTGTGCTGCTGAGTGCTGGGTTGGGCAGGGACTCTGTGGGCTCAGGCTGACCTAGGCTATTAAagtgctgctgtgcaggagtGCTCTGGCTGGTGTCTGGACCGGCTGGGTAGGAAGCAGGCAGGTGGGGTTGGTGTGTCAGTGCTCTTCGTGGTGGTGACTCAGCAGCAGTGTcaggatgtgcctgggctccTTGGCAGGGCCTGCTTTCCCATGGGGGCTGCCTGAGGCAGAGCCCAGTTCAGCCTACACTGCTGGAGTTAAAGGCCACTGCCACCCCACTTGCCACTCACCATCACAGTGCAATagctgcagcccccagcagcaaGAGCCACTCCCCTCCGTGTCATACTCTTGGCATCTGCAGGCCCTGGGATGGcacctgtcccagtgccacagcACTGACAGGCCCAGGGCAGCGTGTGCTGTGCCATGTGCCAGGCACGGGCAGCCCCAGTCCCCTATGACTTGGCACCGGGGCTgccagctgaggcagctgccTGCCCAACTGGGCTGGGCCAccagtgtgggcacagggcaaGTTATCGGCACGGATAGACACTGCTTAGTGGTGTGGGCACAGAGCAGGTTCTCTGTACAGCCCCAACTCTTCCTGGGGTGCATTAGGAAAAGCATTGCTTGCACATCAAgagaggtgatcctgcccctctgctcagccctgctgaggctgcagctggagtgccatgtccagttctgggctcctcaggacaagagggaCATGGAACTCCTGGAGCAGGTTCAGCAGAGGCTACAGAGACAATGAAAGGACTGAAGCACCCCTTTAATGAGAATAGGCTCTAAGCactgggcctgttcagccttgagGAGAGACAACTGACAGGGGACCTCATCCTCTGTCAGCAGGGAGGTGTCAGGAGATGGACTAGGCTCTACTCCATGGTGCCCAGCAATGGGACAAAAGCAACAAGCAGAAACTGATTCGCAGGAAGTTCCACCTAAATATGATCTTGATGGGTCCCCTCCAATATTCTGTGATACTCTATCAGAATGAACTTCCTGTGCCAGTGACAGCacactggcacagattgcccagagaaggtgCATCCTTCTCACTGGAGATAGTCCAGAACTgtctggatgcaatcctgtgccatgtcccTACTTGACCAGAGAgattggaccagatgacccactgtggtcaTTTCCAGCTTGACCCATTCTGAAATTGCCTGAGGCCAGGTGagtgctggagagcagccaTGGGCTGGCATTTGCTGTAGCTTGTGAGACATCTCTACTGAAGCATCCCAGTCACTGGTCTTGCCCTAGCTACACCCAGGTCACCCAGTGCctccccagggtcaccccactGGGCTGGCATGAGGCTCACACAGCCAGAACTGCTGGCAGGAGCCCCCCATGCACTCAGTCTTAAACCCAGGGGGCCTTACCCACCTCTGCCATGCTTAGCTCAgctcaggtgctgctgcagcctccaacCCCACTGCAGGAACCCCTCCtgtgcctggagctgccagcacaaTCTGGCCTTGGTGGCTTCTGCTTGTCCCTTTCCTAAAAGCCCAGGTTCTCCCTCCGAGCACAAGGCAGCCACCAGCCTGAACAGTTTGGTGGGAGTTTTACTGTGATGTCCCACAGGGATCCAGTCCAACAGCCCAAGGCACAGTCCTCGGCTCTGCTCCCAGTCCCAGGCAGGGCACCTGCTCCTTTGCCACCTCCTTCTGTGACAGGATTGTCCTGGGCTGCCAGAGGcacctggcagggctggggtcagCAGGGGTCTTTGAGGGCGGTCCGAAGCCACTGCAGGACATCAGCCAGGCCGGTGCCATCGCGGGCGCTGGTCTCCAGCATCGTGATGGGCTGCGTAGCACAGGACACGATGTCCTGCATGCGGAACAGTGACTTCATCTCCACCAGTGACATGTAGCAGGGCAGGTCACTGCAATGGGGAGAGGGGAGCTGCATCAGCCAAGCACGAtggctgccctgcccagcccagccccagctcaggggtCTCCAGCCTGAGAAGTGCAGCAAAGAACAGCCACTGCCCCTTGGCACCCCCACCCTTTGGGTGACCTCCTCCTCACATCTTGTTGAAGAGCACCAGGACAGGCACAGAGGCGAGTGGCGCTGCTGAGAGGACTGAGAGCAGCTGGACGCAGGACGAGGAGACCTGGGTGGGGTTGGAGGCATCCACGACGAACTggagggaagaagagaaagcagGGTGCGGGTGTGCCGAGAACAACCTCGGGCCGGGCTAGTCCAGAGCAGGGCACGGAGGAGGGAAATCCCACCACGGGGCGAAACCGAGGAGCCAGACCGCCGCCCCGAAAGCCCCTCTCCCCGCGTCCATCCCTCGGGACCGCGGCCCCGGGACGGGTTCCCAGTGCCGCTCACCAGGAGAGCGCTGCACTCGCTGTAGTAGCTGGGCCAGATGGGGCCCATGCAGCCGCCCAGCTCCCGCACGGTCACCCTCCGCGGCAGCCGCAGGTCCGTCAGGTTGGTGCCCACCTACGGGACAGGCACCGGGACCGCGGGCTGCGGCCgtgccccgcggccgccccgccgccgctcggccccgccgggccgcaCCTACCGTGGGCAGCGTGGCCGGGGGCTCGCCCAGCTCCGCGGGCTCCTCGGCGCTCAGCTGTGCCTCGCGTTAAGGACACGGCGGCTCGGGAACGGTGCCCCCGGCCGGCCCGCCcgccccgtccctccccggtgCCCCGTGCCCCACGGATATGGCGCAGCCGCCGCAGCAGGAGGCTCttcccgccgcccgccgcccccagcagcaggaaggtgggCGGGGAGCGGCCCGCCGCCATCGCGGAGCCGCCCGCGGAAACGGCCCTGCCCCGGCGGAAGCCGGAAACGGAagggccgcggcggggcggggggcagcccgggcgggagcgagcgggccgggccggcggcgggcggacACCatggggcgcggcggcggcaccTTCGAGCGGCTGCTCGGTAGCGGCGCGGCTCCCTCGGCGGGCGGGACGGGAAGCGGGTCGGCGTCCGCAGCGCTTGGCCCTGGGAGCAGGCGGGCCCCGAGCACGGCGCTGGCTGGGCCGGGTCGGGCTGCGGTGCCGCAGCCCCGTGCCGAGGTCACCGAGCGCCCGGGGGAGTCTGAAGCGGGAGGGTTGGTGCTTTCCGGGTGCGATAGGGGCTTGATCCCCGAGCCTCGGGCGGCGCCACGCCCGGAGCGCTCCCGGGAGCGCCGGTGGCGGAGCGGAGCCGCGGGCGGCAGCGCGGCTCACGGCGGCCCCGCGGGTTTGTTCATTGCAGACAAGGCCACgagccagctcctgctggagaCAGACTGGGAATCCATCCTGCAGATCTGCGACATGATCCGTCAGGGAGACACCCAGTAAGTGCTCCTGGGCTTTTGGACGTGCCGTGGGCACAGCTCTCCTGTCTGCGCAAGGAAGGAGACCCTCGGAGAGTCTCGGACCTGCCAGCCCGTGGTTACACACGTCTCGTTATGCCCTTCTATATGAGCATCAGAGGGGCTGTACAGCACACCCAGACGTGCTGGCATGCTTCGCAgaccctgggagctgcagatcACCCCTGACCTGAAAACGTTAGGGAAACTCAAGCCTGAGTGTGCTTATTCCTTCCCAGTTTCCCTCAGTGAATCATATACCCCTGAGCTAGCCGTACCTTCTCTGTCAGGGTGGATTGTCAGAAGCAGGTGGGATCTCCCCTCAGATTCTTGATCCCCTGAGAGCATATCCCCTCTTCCCTACCCAGAGCAAAATATGCCGTCAACGCCATCAAGAAGAAGGTGAATGACAAGAATCCCCATGTGGCCCTGTACGCGCTGGAGGTAAGGACACCTggctgggagcacagcaggggctTCTCACTACCTGCCTTCAGGCTGCACAGCTTCCTGCAGCCCAGCGTGCAAACAGCCTCTTCCTGACTCTGGCACAGAGGTTGTGTAGTGGTCAGGCCAGGGCCTTCACGCTTTAGTTCCATCTTGGCTATCGAGCAGGCAAAGCTGAGACTTGGGCTACTTTCCCTGGGGTTGGCTTCCACAGAGCAGAAGGCCCACAGCCCCTCACGGAGGTGAAGGACAGCTGGCTCCTGGTGCAGGGAGTGGGTTGGCATGACCCCAGCACACCTCACTGCTTAAGTACTGCCCCATGTTCAGCCTGTAATGTGTGCTGGGACCCCCACAAGttggaggggaggctggaagCTGTGAGCTGATGTTGTCTTGACCCTTGCAGGTCATGGAGTCGGTGGTTAAAAACTGTGGCCAAACAGTCCATGACGAGGTAGCCAATAAACAGACCATGGAGGAGCTGAAGGAAATACTCAAGgtaaatagatttattttactgtcttttttttttcctatggaaacagcagcagcaggaagaaatGTATGTGTCCTCCATTGTATCCTCTTTGGGTAAGGAgcagaagagaaatgaaaaatgcacTTCAGAAAAGAGCAAACTATCGTGTAGTGTGAAAGGGTGAGTGTAGGCAGTGAAGGAGGGCCGGAGGGCTTCTGGGATGAGGAGAATGTGGTGGGAGCGGAGGTTTGTCTGCACTGTGAAATGGCAGGAATGTGCTGTGGAGGCCTAGGCCATTCCATGGTAAATGCTCCTGGATGCAACATTcgggctgggacagcagaggaaaacagaTGATGGCCTGGCACCTGTACCAAGGACCTGGGTGAATTCCCTCTCATGGAACAGTGTGAGACACATAAGCAgataaagcaaaggaaaaaccagctggagctgcctctgTGTCATGGCTGTGTCATTGGTGTGTCGAGTTGTTcaggagctctgcaggatgTGACTATGGCTGCTGGCACTGACAGGTTGTTGTTACAAGCTGTCGCCAGTCTGATGCCTGCTGGAGCTTCATGTGTTCTTGGACTGGGAAGTTCCATTAGTGAAGTGGAAATGAGAACTCCTGTCTCCAGCTCCCAACTCAGAACAGCAATGCCCAGACAAGAGCTTACTAGCATCATACTGTTCCTTCCTCACAGCTTCTGTCTTCCACCAGAAATAAACAAACAGGTGACCCAGATCCTAGGAGGACAAGCTGTGTGAGTCCTGTCACCTCACACACCGAACAGGGTGTCTCTCCTGTCACCTTCCTGTTAGCGCTGACTCAATCTCCC
The DNA window shown above is from Lonchura striata isolate bLonStr1 chromosome 19, bLonStr1.mat, whole genome shotgun sequence and carries:
- the ARL16 gene encoding ADP-ribosylation factor-like protein 16 — protein: MAAGRSPPTFLLLGAAGGGKSLLLRRLRQLSAEEPAELGEPPATLPTVGTNLTDLRLPRRVTVRELGGCMGPIWPSYYSECSALLFVVDASNPTQVSSSCVQLLSVLSAAPLASVPVLVLFNKIDLPCYMSLVEMKSLFRMQDIVSCATQPITMLETSARDGTGLADVLQWLRTALKDPC